Proteins encoded in a region of the Ornithodoros turicata isolate Travis chromosome 3, ASM3712646v1, whole genome shotgun sequence genome:
- the LOC135389846 gene encoding uncharacterized protein LOC135389846, with amino-acid sequence MYRTIESGVRGGLCQASRRHLHANNPLCSGYDPDKEEVYISYIDCNNLYGFSMIKHLPIGDFEWVEDFSSVDFMRHPTDSDVGYVYVCDLEYPKSIHALTRYFPLAPEKMVVPKDWLSPFQRGLLEELMYQPANSKKLLLTCKDKVEYVVHYALLALYCRLGMRVTKIHRILKFRQAPFLRPYIEDNVARRVASSTTFEKNFYKLSNNAVFGRTLLNKFNMRDIRVAFDEETASRLGSRAECVRMEILSPDCVMYEMRKRKVRCDFPLQIGFTILELSKLTMYSFYYETLLSKLTCPVIACYFDTDSLILGLFCKDYEDQLRAIADDHLDLSSFDRDHPLYSEKNHGRLGAFKSETGSVPIEEVICLKAKMYSIELAGGKQIARAKGVKKNIVRKHLLHETYYNTLFNHTSVSNEQVSIVGKKQCMYTIRNVKRSLMAYDDKRYLCNDIESYPYGSCEYGDVQEEN; translated from the exons atgtacagaaccatcgaatcgggcgttagaggtgggctctgtcaggcgagcaggcgtcatttacatgccaataaccctctgtgtagtggctatgatcccgataaagaggaggtgtacatatcatacatagattgcaacaatctttacggattcagtatgataaagcacctcccaattggtgatttcgaatgggtcgaggattttagctccgtggattttatgcgtcaccccactgattcagacgttggctacgtgtatgtatgtgacttggagtatccaaaatctatccacgcactgacacggtactttcccctggctcctgagaagatggtcgtcccgaaggattggctctcgccattccagcgagggcttctcgaagaattaatgtatcagccagctaacagcaaaaagctgctgctcacgtgcaaggacaaggtcgagtacgtcgttcattatgcgctgctggcactctattgtagattgggtatgagagtgacaaaaattcacagaattctaaaatttcgccaggcaccattcctgcgtccctacatcgaggacaatgttgccagacgcgttgcctcgagcacgacgttcgaaaaaaatttctataaactctcaaataatgcggtattcggaagaacgcttttaaataaatttaacatgcgggacattcgagtagcctttgatgaggagacggcgagtcgcctcgggagtcgggcggaatgcgtgaggatggaaattttgtccccggattgtgtcatgtacgaaatgcgcaaaagaaaagtgcgatgcgatttcccgctccagattgggtttacgattttggaactgagtaaattaaccatgtactcattctactacgaaaccttgctgagtaagctcacttgtccagtgattgcctgttactttgacacggattctctgatcctcggcctattctgcaaggactacgaagatcagttacgagcgatcgccgacgaccacttagatttgtcttccttcgaccgggatcatccactgtacagtgaaaagaatcatgggagacttggggctttcaaaagcgaaactggtagtgtacctatcgaagaagtaatatgcttgaaagctaaaatgtattccatcgaattagctggaggaaagcaaattgcaagagctaaaggggtcaaaaagaatattgtacgcaagcacctcctccatgagacatactacaataccttgttcaatcacacgagcgtatcgaacgaacaagtatcaatcgttggaaagaaacagtgcatgtacaccatcagaaacgtcaaaagaagtctgatggcatacgacgacaagagatacctctgcaatgacatcgaatcctacccttacggaagctgtgaatatg gagatgtgcaggaagagaactga